The DNA segment tattgccaATTTGGCTTTGGTAGATTTACTGACAACAACAACTATTAGCCCCAAAATGTTAGCCGTGCTTGTGGTACATGACAATGTAATTTCCTACCCTGCGTGTTTTCTGCAAATGTACCTTTTCTTGTCATCCGAATGCACCGTTTGTTTTTTACTAGCGGTCATGGCTTTTGACCGCTACGTTGCGATATGCCATCCTCTCCATTACAATAGCATAATAacaagaaatgcatgtgttttgtcgGCTGCAGCGGCCTGGGTGTGTGGGTTTAGTTGTCCGATTATATCAATATATCAGTCAATTCAACTGCCTTTTTGCGGTcctaacaaaatacattattgtttTTGCGATTTCCATCCAGTACTTATTTTGGCTTGCGTAGATACCTCCCATGAAATTCATCTGGGACTTACACTAGCCCTAATAATTATTTACGTACCTTTAATTTTAGTAGtattttcttacattaaaatACTGATAGCGATTTTTAGAATTGCGTCAAGCGACGGACGACGAAAAGCATTTTCTACGTGTAGCTCACACTTATTAGTAGTTCTGACATTTTATGTCGCGAGCGCGTTCGTTTATGTAATCCTTCTCACAAATGTCGTATCTCCCCAATCGAGAATGCTGGTGTCTCTTTTATATTGCGTGTTTACGCCAATGGTCAACCCTTTAATTTACAGCTTTAGGAATAAGGATATTAAACGTGCTGTCCGAAAATTGATATGCTCAACTAAAGTTCCGCCTGCATAAAAACACTGATTCAGGATTCTAATTAATGACGAAACAGAACGATATTAAAAGCTCagatttttttctctacaaggatAAGATGCCAGGGTATCATTGATGACGTTTCTTGAAATAATGTTACCATCTATTAAAACAACAGTTTATAATATAAGCGTGTCTAATTttataatatgttttaaaaaaaagcaaaatgcctCTTAAGTATAATGCAAcgtgaaaaaaaatatatcaaatatgCGTTAATTCACTCAAACA comes from the Erpetoichthys calabaricus chromosome 4, fErpCal1.3, whole genome shotgun sequence genome and includes:
- the LOC114651027 gene encoding olfactory receptor 6N2-like encodes the protein MTQSNVSITTIKEFIIGGIPGLESYEKELFSFFLIVYIVTLLGNLLVFALIVLDHKLHTPMYFFIANLALVDLLTTTTISPKMLAVLVVHDNVISYPACFLQMYLFLSSECTVCFLLAVMAFDRYVAICHPLHYNSIITRNACVLSAAAAWVCGFSCPIISIYQSIQLPFCGPNKIHYCFCDFHPVLILACVDTSHEIHLGLTLALIIIYVPLILVVFSYIKILIAIFRIASSDGRRKAFSTCSSHLLVVLTFYVASAFVYVILLTNVVSPQSRMLVSLLYCVFTPMVNPLIYSFRNKDIKRAVRKLICSTKVPPA